In Choristoneura fumiferana chromosome 21, NRCan_CFum_1, whole genome shotgun sequence, a single genomic region encodes these proteins:
- the LOC141440007 gene encoding protein-tyrosine sulfotransferase-like: protein MSCRQVTITGFDLSSYRQCMSKWNHAVEVMYQQCKALGAARCLPVRYEALVLRPRETLTAVLAFLQLPWTDAVLHHERYINQPHGVALSDVERSSDQVVRPVNLDALDKWVGALPADVRADMAELAPMLSVLGYDPWANPPRYAEPEPGRAPPPPRRRSPAPRPTL from the exons ATGTCGTGTCGGCAGGTGACGATCACGGGCTTCGACCTGTCGTCGTACCGGCAGTGCATGAGCAAGTGGAACCACGCGGTCGAGGTCATGTACCAGCAGTGCAAGGCGCTGGGCGCGGCGCGCTGCCTGCCCGTGCGGTACGAGGCGCTCGTGCTGCGGCCCCGGGAGACGCTCACAGCCGTGCTGGCCTTCCTGCAGCTGCCCTGGACTGACGCCGTGCTGCACCACGAGCGGTACATCAACCAGCCGCACGGCGTCGCGCTCTCAGA CGTGGAGCGGTCGTCGGACCAGGTGGTGCGTCCGGTGAACCTGGACGCGCTGGACAAGTGGGTGGGCGCGCTGCCGGCCGACGTGCGCGCCGACATGGCCGAGCTGGCGCCCATGCTGTCGGTGCTGGGCTACGACCCGTGGGCCAACCCGCCGCGCTACGCCGAGCCGGAGcccggccgcgcgccgcccccgccccgccgccGTAGCCCCGCCCCGCGCCCCACCCTCTAA
- the LOC141439716 gene encoding zinc finger RNA-binding protein-like isoform X2, with amino-acid sequence MYVAQQNKTGGGGGWKNYNKSGVGAGQARRPKPPPKAQQLHYCDVCRISCAGPQTYKEHLEGQKHKKKEAAVKLAAAGAHAAAGRAAGGSALRCELCDVTCTGADAYAAHVRGIKHQKVVKLHTMLGKPIPSTEPTKIGSGDKDKESDGGDDGADEPEVQPVGQDYIEEIRGDDGKALSFNCKLCDCKFNDPNAKEMHMKGRRHRLQYKKKVQPDLEVKVKPSMHQRKLAEAKAQRMLVRDELWARRRMHDGMEEDERAYWEGGMEPWWPRGPVPPPLHHHHPGMGMGYGGVGRRPETSDDRHVVAKHAEIYPSEQQLADTQRAVSHTERALKSLSDALAEQARPKGQAKTPIKTEDKKDDNKDGKEDGRDNQLFSFMGEGEGGAAGAEGAGAAVARALKGVMRVGLLAKGLLLKGDRDVRLVVLCHDRPTVTLLKRVATDLPHHLAKVKGPGDEPKYKVELLPAEGAVQVSDGTGSVLVSLTSAVMREPAEGGDIKRDDKDVLPRQKCLDALAALRHAKWFQARAATLQSCVIIIRIMRDLCRRIPNWTPLNPYAMELLVSGVMQSAGAALSPGEALRRVMEAVAGGLLLEHGPGLRDPCEKELVDALGNLPAQKREDLTASAQQFLRQIAFRQIYKVLDMEPLPKQKHPAGAWKFPRKRRRSHTDAESDQPNGEGKVVKTEEKMDASETSASK; translated from the exons ATGTACGTGGCGCAGCAGAACAAGACTGGAGGTGGCGG TGGCTGGAAGAACTATAACAAGAGCGGAGTAGGCGCGGGCCAGGCACGGCGCCCTAAGCCGCCGCCGAAGGCTCAGCAGCTGCACTACTGCGATGTTTGCCGCATCTCTTGCGCTGGTCCTCAG ACGTACAAGGAGCACCTGGAGGGCCAAAAGCACAAGAAAAAGGAGGCAGCGGTGAAGCTGGCGGCTGCGGGCGCGCACGCGGCGGCgggccgcgcggccggcggcTCGGCGCTGCGCTGCGAGCTGTGCGACGTGACCTGCACCGGCGCCGACGCCTACGCCGCCCACGTGCGCGGCATCAAGCACCAGAAGGTCGTCAAGCTGCACACCATGCTCGGCAAGCCTATACCCTCCACCGAGCCCACCAAGATCGGCTCAG GGGACAAAGACAAGGAGTCGGACGGCGGCGACGACGGCGCGGACGAGCCCGAGGTGCAGCCCGTGGGCCAGGACTACATCGAGGAGATCCGCGGCGACGACGGCAAGGCGCTCTCCTTCAACTGCAAGCTCTGCGACTGCAAGTTCAACGACCCCAACGCCAAGGAAATGCACATGAAGGGCCGCCGCCACCGCCTGCAGTACAAGAAGAAG GTGCAACCGGACCTGGAGGTGAAGGTGAAGCCGTCGATGCACCAGCGCAAGCTGGCCGAGGCTAAGGCGCAGCGCATGCTGGTGCGCGACGAGCTGTGGGCGCGTCGCCGCATGCACGAC GGCATGGAGGAAGACGAGCGCGCGTACTGGGAAGGCGGCatggagccgtggtggccgcgCGGGCCCGTGCCGCCGCCGCTGCACCACCACCACCCG GGTATGGGCATGGGGTACGGCGGCGTGGGGCGGCGGCCGGAGACGTCGGACGACCGGCACGTGGTGGCCAAGCACGCCGAGATCTACCCCAGCGAGCAGCAGCTGGCCGACACGCAGCGCGCCGTCTCGCACACCGAGCGCGCGCTCAAGTCGCTCTCCGACGCGCTCGCCGAACAGGCCCGCCCCAAG GGTCAAGCTAAGACACCTATCAAGACTGAAGACAAGAAGGATGACAACAAAGACGGCAAGGAAGATGGCCGCGACAATCAACT GTTCTCGTTTATGGGCGAGGGCgagggcggcgcggcgggcgcggagggcgcgggggcggcggtGGCGCGCGCGCTCAAGGGCGTCATGCGCGTCGGGCTGCTGGCCAAGGGGCTGCTGCTCAAGGGCGACCGCGACGTGCGGCTCGTCGTGCTGTGCCACGACCGCCCCACCGTCACGCTGCTCAAGCGCGTCGCCACCGACCTGCCGCACCATCTCGCCAAAGTCAAG GGCCCGGGCGACGAGCCCAAGTACAAGGTGGAGCTGCTGCCGGCCGAGGGCGCCGTGCAGGTGTCGGACGGCACCGGCAGCGTGCTGGTCAGCCTCACGTCCGCCGTCATGCGCGAGCCCGCAG AGGGTGGCGACATAAAGCGCGACGACAAGGATGTGCTCCCGCGGCAGAAGTGTTTGGACGCGTTGGCCGCGCTTCGGCACGCCAAGTGGTTCCAG GCTAGGGCGGCCACGCTGCAGTCGTGCGTCATCATCATCCGCATCATGCGCGACCTCTGCCGCCGCATCCCCAACTGGACGCCGCTCAACCCATAC gCGATGGAGCTGCTGGTGTCTGGCGTGATGCagagcgcgggcgcggcgctgtcGCCGGGCGAGGCGCTGCGCCGCGTGATGGAGGCCGTGGCCGGCGGGCTGCTGCTGGAGCACGGGCCCGGCCTGCGCGACCCCTGCGAGAAGGAGCTTGTC GACGCACTCGGCAATCTGCCAGCGCAGAAGCGTGAAGACCTGACTGCTTCCGCGCAGCAATTCCTGAGACAGATCGCATTCAGGCAGATCTACAAG GTGCTTGACATGGAACCCCTGCCGAAGCAGAAGCACCCGGCGGGCGCGTGGAAGTTCCCCCGCAAGCGCAGGCGCTCGCACACCGACGCCGAGTCTGACCAGCCCAACG GCGAGGGCAAAGTTGTGAAGACGGAGGAGAAAATGGACGCATCCGAGACATCCGCGAGCAAGTAG
- the LOC141439716 gene encoding zinc finger RNA-binding protein-like isoform X1 produces the protein MYVAQQNKTGGGGGWKNYNKSGVGAGQARRPKPPPKAQQLHYCDVCRISCAGPQTYKEHLEGQKHKKKEAAVKLAAAGAHAAAGRAAGGSALRCELCDVTCTGADAYAAHVRGIKHQKVVKLHTMLGKPIPSTEPTKIGSAKKTVAGTPKIAFVASGGLSTVAGTNQQKSVQGDKDKESDGGDDGADEPEVQPVGQDYIEEIRGDDGKALSFNCKLCDCKFNDPNAKEMHMKGRRHRLQYKKKVQPDLEVKVKPSMHQRKLAEAKAQRMLVRDELWARRRMHDGMEEDERAYWEGGMEPWWPRGPVPPPLHHHHPGMGMGYGGVGRRPETSDDRHVVAKHAEIYPSEQQLADTQRAVSHTERALKSLSDALAEQARPKGQAKTPIKTEDKKDDNKDGKEDGRDNQLFSFMGEGEGGAAGAEGAGAAVARALKGVMRVGLLAKGLLLKGDRDVRLVVLCHDRPTVTLLKRVATDLPHHLAKVKGPGDEPKYKVELLPAEGAVQVSDGTGSVLVSLTSAVMREPAEGGDIKRDDKDVLPRQKCLDALAALRHAKWFQARAATLQSCVIIIRIMRDLCRRIPNWTPLNPYAMELLVSGVMQSAGAALSPGEALRRVMEAVAGGLLLEHGPGLRDPCEKELVDALGNLPAQKREDLTASAQQFLRQIAFRQIYKVLDMEPLPKQKHPAGAWKFPRKRRRSHTDAESDQPNGEGKVVKTEEKMDASETSASK, from the exons ATGTACGTGGCGCAGCAGAACAAGACTGGAGGTGGCGG TGGCTGGAAGAACTATAACAAGAGCGGAGTAGGCGCGGGCCAGGCACGGCGCCCTAAGCCGCCGCCGAAGGCTCAGCAGCTGCACTACTGCGATGTTTGCCGCATCTCTTGCGCTGGTCCTCAG ACGTACAAGGAGCACCTGGAGGGCCAAAAGCACAAGAAAAAGGAGGCAGCGGTGAAGCTGGCGGCTGCGGGCGCGCACGCGGCGGCgggccgcgcggccggcggcTCGGCGCTGCGCTGCGAGCTGTGCGACGTGACCTGCACCGGCGCCGACGCCTACGCCGCCCACGTGCGCGGCATCAAGCACCAGAAGGTCGTCAAGCTGCACACCATGCTCGGCAAGCCTATACCCTCCACCGAGCCCACCAAGATCGGCTCAG CCAAAAAGACGGTCGCTGGAACGCCCAAGATCGCGTTCGTGGCTTCCGGGGGACTTAGCACGGTCGCGGGCACCAATCAGCAAAAATCGGTCCAAGGGGACAAAGACAAGGAGTCGGACGGCGGCGACGACGGCGCGGACGAGCCCGAGGTGCAGCCCGTGGGCCAGGACTACATCGAGGAGATCCGCGGCGACGACGGCAAGGCGCTCTCCTTCAACTGCAAGCTCTGCGACTGCAAGTTCAACGACCCCAACGCCAAGGAAATGCACATGAAGGGCCGCCGCCACCGCCTGCAGTACAAGAAGAAG GTGCAACCGGACCTGGAGGTGAAGGTGAAGCCGTCGATGCACCAGCGCAAGCTGGCCGAGGCTAAGGCGCAGCGCATGCTGGTGCGCGACGAGCTGTGGGCGCGTCGCCGCATGCACGAC GGCATGGAGGAAGACGAGCGCGCGTACTGGGAAGGCGGCatggagccgtggtggccgcgCGGGCCCGTGCCGCCGCCGCTGCACCACCACCACCCG GGTATGGGCATGGGGTACGGCGGCGTGGGGCGGCGGCCGGAGACGTCGGACGACCGGCACGTGGTGGCCAAGCACGCCGAGATCTACCCCAGCGAGCAGCAGCTGGCCGACACGCAGCGCGCCGTCTCGCACACCGAGCGCGCGCTCAAGTCGCTCTCCGACGCGCTCGCCGAACAGGCCCGCCCCAAG GGTCAAGCTAAGACACCTATCAAGACTGAAGACAAGAAGGATGACAACAAAGACGGCAAGGAAGATGGCCGCGACAATCAACT GTTCTCGTTTATGGGCGAGGGCgagggcggcgcggcgggcgcggagggcgcgggggcggcggtGGCGCGCGCGCTCAAGGGCGTCATGCGCGTCGGGCTGCTGGCCAAGGGGCTGCTGCTCAAGGGCGACCGCGACGTGCGGCTCGTCGTGCTGTGCCACGACCGCCCCACCGTCACGCTGCTCAAGCGCGTCGCCACCGACCTGCCGCACCATCTCGCCAAAGTCAAG GGCCCGGGCGACGAGCCCAAGTACAAGGTGGAGCTGCTGCCGGCCGAGGGCGCCGTGCAGGTGTCGGACGGCACCGGCAGCGTGCTGGTCAGCCTCACGTCCGCCGTCATGCGCGAGCCCGCAG AGGGTGGCGACATAAAGCGCGACGACAAGGATGTGCTCCCGCGGCAGAAGTGTTTGGACGCGTTGGCCGCGCTTCGGCACGCCAAGTGGTTCCAG GCTAGGGCGGCCACGCTGCAGTCGTGCGTCATCATCATCCGCATCATGCGCGACCTCTGCCGCCGCATCCCCAACTGGACGCCGCTCAACCCATAC gCGATGGAGCTGCTGGTGTCTGGCGTGATGCagagcgcgggcgcggcgctgtcGCCGGGCGAGGCGCTGCGCCGCGTGATGGAGGCCGTGGCCGGCGGGCTGCTGCTGGAGCACGGGCCCGGCCTGCGCGACCCCTGCGAGAAGGAGCTTGTC GACGCACTCGGCAATCTGCCAGCGCAGAAGCGTGAAGACCTGACTGCTTCCGCGCAGCAATTCCTGAGACAGATCGCATTCAGGCAGATCTACAAG GTGCTTGACATGGAACCCCTGCCGAAGCAGAAGCACCCGGCGGGCGCGTGGAAGTTCCCCCGCAAGCGCAGGCGCTCGCACACCGACGCCGAGTCTGACCAGCCCAACG GCGAGGGCAAAGTTGTGAAGACGGAGGAGAAAATGGACGCATCCGAGACATCCGCGAGCAAGTAG